From the Pirellulales bacterium genome, the window CGCGGAACTTACTGCTAACGCGTAGTTTTTTTTGGGATCCGCCTAATTTGGGCTATTACTGGTTCACTGTATGGGATATTGAATCAGGATTACCATTGATTGACGTTGAACGAGGTGGCGAAGCTGTCGCCAAGGATGAAGATTCCGTTCTGAACTACGCTTATGTCAGTCCTGACCAGCGGTTTCTTTTCCTCGAAGGCGACGATCCAAACAAAACGAATCGAAGCATCCTACTGCTTCCCACACCCGAATTACGAGCAATCCTCCCGAAGGCAGCAGAGGCATTTGGTGGTCTCAAAGTCGAATCTGATGGATCATTCACTGTCGTTCCTGACCGACTTCGGATAGTTAATTCATTTTTGGATTTATGGAGCAAATCTATCAAGCATATAAAGGCCGACTAATCAATATCACGCATTAACTTTGGCGTGTGGCACTCGCAGAATGGGATGTGATGTTGCGGCAGCCTATCCGATAGCAAACAGGCAAACGTTCACGCTCTCTGGTTGACCCAAGGGTAGCAGCGACGACGGCAAAAAGCTGGTCGGGCATTTTCATCGGCTGCCCGCTTCGGCTAGAGCAGCGTATTCATGGTTATAGCGAGTAGCCGCAGTGGCGGAAACAACCTGCGATGTCGGCAGGGTTCACGGCCACCAGGGCGTCTTAAAGGCGTCGTGCAAGGCTTCGACCGCCCGGGCCGCGACGGTGCGCAGTAGGCGTTTGACCTTCGAGAAGATCATCTCAATCGGATTCAAGTCCGGCGAGTAAGGTGGCAGGTAAAGCACCACCGCCTCGGCCGATTCGATGAGCGTTCGAATGACCAGACGTTTGTGCGACGAGAGATCGTCCATCACCATCACGTCCCCGGGCCACAACGTCGGGACCAACACACGCCGGATGTACACCTCGAACACTTGGGCATCGCTCGGGCAATCGATGGTGATCACCCCGCGCCAACATGATGCCGCGCGTCGCCTTCGTCCGACCCGTCGTCGTCCTGCTCGAGTCACGAAAGATAATGTGCAAGAACGGAAATGATCTCCGCTGCCTCACGCTGGCAACTCCAACTCCCGGAAACTCAGGGACACCATCCATTCCTGGTTCTCCGTCGCCATTACGTGATGGGCTTTGGCCACTGCAAGGTGAAGGTCATCCAGTGTTGTCGCATGCTCGGCTTCGCGCGTGCATTCACGCAAGACCTGGTCCATCTGCTGTGAACGGCCCATAATTCGCTCGCGCTCCAGGAGGCTGTTGATCGCCTGCGATGCACCGCCCCACGCCGGGAGGATAATCGAGAGCGCGACGACCATCGCCATGCCGAACGCCAGATTGGCATGCGTCGAGGTTTCGTCGTGCGGCACGCTCCAATGCACCAGCGCCATAATCAGCGTTCCGGCAAAAAATGACAGCCCGACATATCGCGAGCGCGCCACGCCTCGGCGTTTTTTAAGCGCGTTGGATGCGTGATAGGCAGCCTGGTCGGCAAGCCATGCGTCGATCAAGAACCGCTTGAGCGGTTTAAGCTCATGAATCGCAGGCATCACCTTCTCACAATTCGGGATCAGACAATCGCAGCCGCGCGAAACCCAGCTTCCATGCGCGCGATAAAATGGCAGCGTATCTTCCGGCCGCGGATTGCCGGCGAATACCGATCGCCCGAGCAAAGACGTGAAGCAGGCCGTCCGCAATCGTTCGGCAAAATGGCGATTGTGAAGCCATTTTTCGTGCCATGCTTCGTTGCGGTTGATTCGCAGCAGTACAACCGCAACCATCATCGCCGCCACCTCAACCAGGATCAGCCAGGTTGATTGCGGGAACATCAGCAGTTGGATGACGGCGGTACTGACGGCAGCGGCCGAGAGACAATGAATCGCGACGCCGCCGGCGGTGTGAAGCTCCTGATAGCGGATGGCCATCTGATCCGCCTTCGCATAGTGCGGCAGCAGGTGCTGAATGATCGGAGAAAGAAAATCCGCACCAATACCCGCCTGGGCGGCGTGTGTACGCAGGTGGTTTTCCTGCCAACGGTAACTTGCCCCGCAGGCGTCACCATCAAACGCAGCGCCGTGGTTGTAGGCGGCGACCTGGTGAAAACTCTGCGAAAGCTCCTTTGCGCTCGCTGGCAGCTCCCGTTCAATGAACGGGCGATCGGATTGGGCAGCTGCGGCACCATCCGGTTTACACGCGACAAGCCATTTCGGCGGAGTTGCCGGCAGTTCAGAATTGATCCAAATCACCGGTCGCCCATGGCTCAAAGCATAAGCAACAACATCGCCTGTGCCACCATGACCAGCAGCCGCTTTGCCATTCCAAACAACGATTAGCATCTCGCACGCATCCACGACCCAGCGCCCCGCCGCCATGTATCCTTCGTTGCGCTGCTCATCCGTCAACGGTGGCTTCTGTATCGCTTCGGCAGTATTGTCCTTGTCATCGCTAGATCCCAACACGGTCGGCGATGGATCTCGTGGACGAAGCAACTCAAATTCCGCCAAGTCGTCTGGCCGATCGAAATCATTTCTGTATTCGGCCAAGTCAAACGGAAACACCGCTTGCAGCCGCGAGTTCGGGCGATCCAACACCGCCTTGGCAACAATGCGATCGGCACCCTTGGCCAGCGCCGACACGATGGTCCAATGCAGCGGTGTGCGACGATCCTGCGGCGTATGATGGTCCGCTATGGGCAGCGACGTCCATGCCATTTTCGCGCACCGAATGAGAGCGTAGTCTATTCGCTGGGCCCAAGTCTTCAATGAGCCGCCAATGCCGTGGGGGTGCTCTGATGCCGATTCGAACGTCCGCTGGACTTGCTCGAGCAAGGATTTAACTGCCCGTGAAACCCCATCCACATCCGACAAGTTACGATGCCCGGAGACACCAATGCGAAGCTCATAAGGCAGCGGCGGGATAAGAAGATCGGTTTGCATTCTCTGTGAGCGACGGATTTTACCTAATTGGACATGCAATAGGGAGGGGTCAGCCTGAATTACCATCGCTTCCTACAGAATCGCGGCGAGGATTGGCATGTTTTATGAATTGCAAGGCAGATGTGCTTCTTTATTAATGCGGGGTTAGGTTGCCCCGCGATCACCTTATTATGCCGCAATCTCGTTTTCGGTATCATATGCCTATCGTGTCAGCAGAGCACACATATCGCGCATTTATTAGTTACTCACATCTGGACGGTCATGCCTATGCCGTTGTTTCCGAGACCTTGAGGCGAGTGGGATTGGAGGCTTGGTCTGATAAGGATTTAGCTGCCGGCAAAGGCTTCACTGAGGGAATTCAGACGGATATCACTCATTCGCACGTCTTCGTCCCCATTCTGACACCACGATCTCATGAGCGCGGCTGGGTCCATCAAGAGATTGGATATGCCGAGGCGATGAAGGTGCCCTGCGTTCCCGTCTGTATCGGGAAAGTCCCCGAAGGCATGATTGCGATGCGGCACGCGGTGAAGGTCGATGAAGAATTGAACGATTTGGAGCGGATCCTTCAGCGCGTGAACTTCCAGCAACTGGTTCGGGAGGCAGGCCGTGAGTGGGTACCACGCATCGGGTGTGCCAACGAGCCGGAAAAACGCGCCGAAATGATCGAGCGATTTTCAGACGAAGCGATTTCAAGGTTCAAGCCGTTCTGCGTACGCATTCAAGGCAGTCTCAATTCGTTTAGTCTTCCGGATGAGCCTCCGGACCATCCCGCTTGGAAAGCACGTTACGGTGATAAGCCGCGAACTCCCCATGCGTACGAGTGGTATCGTCGAGAGCGTCAGGCACTTGAAAGGCACGCCGTCAAGGGCGGCCTCAAAATGATCGTCAACTACGGTCTGGACATTGACGGCGCCTACGGTCAAGGAGCGAAGCGTTCGCGGCTCAGCATTCTGGTGAAGTTTCTAGAATCATCAAATCTGCCGAACGAAAATGCATCCATTGCATTGATCGATCGTCACCCTCCAGACATGGTTCTTGCAGTTGGAAACTGGTTTGTCGCAGAATCGCTTGCGGGCAGGCCAGTGCGCGGTGTGATTGGAACCGTGTTCACGGCCCATGCCCCAACCGTCAGCCGAGCCGTGGAAGATTTTGATCACAAGCTAGCCACACTGTTGACAGCTCAAGGAACATCACCGGTTGAGTCAAGGCAGTGGGCAATTGATAAACTTAGATCCGTCATGGACACGCTCCCCCGGCATTCCGATTGGTTTGGATATCAATAGGAAAATATCCGATGCCCTCGAAGCGGTCTCGCTATCAGATTTCGAAACTGCTGTTCACGGAGGATACATAGCGACCCGATATACAACGGTCGGCGAATAGGATTTGAAACTGCGCTACCGGATTCGCAAGTGGTCGCCGCCGTTGGGACGATTGTGCGGTTCGATCGAATTCTCGTCGGATGGTTTGTTACGAAGTACACGTGCGGCGGTTTCGAGGAGGTCGATGATTAACGAGGCCGATGCCGCTGATGAAGGAGGCTCCGGTGCATCAACCACATCCGAGCAGCACACCGGCCCAGGCGAGGGTGATGGGATTGCTGTACATGGCGATGCCGTAGATAGCCCAGATTATTCCGATGTCGGCGATTGACTGAACGAAAATGCGATGGTCAAAAGAGAACTGCTTTACCTTGACCTGTTAGCCGAAAACTATTGATTTTCACAAACATCATTTTGAGCAAACTCTGGCTACACATGCGGTATAGCTTTGTTATTGGCGAGCGCAGTGGTTGGCGATAAGATCGCCCATACGGCCATAGGAGGATAGTGGCAACTGCCTTTACAACGGTAGGAAAACAGGATTCGGAGCTGCGCGAACGGGTCCGCGACTGCTCTCCGCCAGTGGGCCGACTATGTGGTTCTATCGGGTTTCTCATTGGATCGTTTACCACAATGTATTTGTTGCGGCTCGCGTTCGGATTGCCAGCGGATTGGTGGGAGCGCGATAGTTGGCATATGGCGGAGGTTGTAACGTGCGTGACGGCGATTCTCATCGGTGCCGTAGCAGGACTAATCTCGATGGGCGCAGGACTAATGGTGCGAGTGCGCAATGATGTCGTGCATCACGCAATCACAGTGATTTGGAATTTGGCAGCCAATGGGTTCATCGCCTCAATAATGACCTATGGGACAGTGATGAGGCTCCATGTGAACTCGAATGACGAATTGAAGGCGTTGTTCCGCGCATATGGTGTAGGCCACAGCACTGTGATCATGGTCGGGTGCGCGCTTGCATGGCCACTTGCCACCGCGGCTCTAGCTTTGGTGCTGAGGGCGTTGACCCTAAGGTCGCCGCGTCCACTGAGGCTCCTCATGATTGCGTTTATAGGCTCGGCCGTAGCGGCTGACGTACTGTTCAGAAAATTTGGGTTTGAACTGCAACTCCGATGGATTATCCCCATGGCTCTTGTGCAGTCGATCGCGACGGTAGTCGTGTCGATTGACACGATTCGCAGGGATTGGCGCGCGAGATTGGGGATTCAAGACTAATACAGCGTTTATTCGGCGGCAGATTCGAGAACAGTTGAGGGCTTACCCAAGCCAACGCCGCTGATGAACGAGGCTCCGGCCAGCCATCCGAATCCGATGAGGACTCCAGACCAGGCAAGGGCAATAGGATGGCAATACTTAGCTATTGCGCAAATCGTCCAGAAGATGCCAATAGCGGGGATCGATTGAACGACCGCAAGGGTTTTACGGTCCTTAATAGCCATCTTGAAACGAGAGGCAACGCAAAGGTGAATCGCAACCCCTTCGATGAACGCCAATGCAATGATGATAGGCGCGTCGAGACCGTTTGCGGCTGCTGCAGCAGCCCAGCTAAGTTTTCCATTGGCCATCATTGGCCCGAGTATCATTGCGGGAATCCCGAGGACGCAAGCGGCCGTAACCGCCACAGCGAGGACTGGAATGCTGAGCATAAAAATCAGCGCACTGGCTGAGCCCGGTAGAAGCTGGATTGGATGGACGCGGCGAACTGTCAGCGCAAGCATATTAATGTCGGCGTCGCTGTCGATGCGCATCACAGTTGGACGGCCGAAGCGGGGAACTCGCTGCGGGTCGATGAGGGGAGCGAACAGTTCGGCGACGCCATCTACAGGGAGTCGGGTCATTGGATCAATCGCGACGAAGATCGCGGGGCGGCCGATGGCGGAACGTCCGTCGAGGGCGGCCATAATCTCGGAGGCGACCCACTCGCGTGACATGCCGAAGTCGTCAAGGAAAAGGACAAAAATGTCGGCGGTCTCAATCTCGCGATTCAAAGTTTGGCGCCACGAGTCGCCGGGTTGGATGGAAAGCTGATCGAGGAAGACGCGAATGTCCGTGCGCGCGAAATTTGCTGCAAATTTCTGTGCGGACTCAGAACTCCAGCGACTGGCGCGCGAATAACTGACGAAGACGGTATGGCGCGGCAAAGCGGCACAAAGTGGAA encodes:
- a CDS encoding toll/interleukin-1 receptor domain-containing protein; this translates as MPIVSAEHTYRAFISYSHLDGHAYAVVSETLRRVGLEAWSDKDLAAGKGFTEGIQTDITHSHVFVPILTPRSHERGWVHQEIGYAEAMKVPCVPVCIGKVPEGMIAMRHAVKVDEELNDLERILQRVNFQQLVREAGREWVPRIGCANEPEKRAEMIERFSDEAISRFKPFCVRIQGSLNSFSLPDEPPDHPAWKARYGDKPRTPHAYEWYRRERQALERHAVKGGLKMIVNYGLDIDGAYGQGAKRSRLSILVKFLESSNLPNENASIALIDRHPPDMVLAVGNWFVAESLAGRPVRGVIGTVFTAHAPTVSRAVEDFDHKLATLLTAQGTSPVESRQWAIDKLRSVMDTLPRHSDWFGYQ
- a CDS encoding toll/interleukin-1 receptor domain-containing protein produces the protein MMAALSSHLSGENALAVAATTTDGGYDPKTDELSKLAFIVILAIDEMAWDDPILLNHARGAATRLAGERVFHFFACTPGLSPDAIHARARSGNRLASLLVDSMHLRNDATPDATALDVARAIHSRNDAIDVAHYRTLVRHVGHHVRSGITVVQFLSVPLVLATAVLYRVSSVGWRDTHLPAGASAIIAAVASAAAVHFAMLPVFLWLGGDQASRWKRQSTDFAPRSTAHLVACVLFITTAHATGQPHWTWFGLALGLLMEVSRRRATRLTRPGSVAAAFQNLERDRKGAINRAHRLLDELPSLDAIPLCAALPRHTVFVSYSRASRWSSESAQKFAANFARTDIRVFLDQLSIQPGDSWRQTLNREIETADIFVLFLDDFGMSREWVASEIMAALDGRSAIGRPAIFVAIDPMTRLPVDGVAELFAPLIDPQRVPRFGRPTVMRIDSDADINMLALTVRRVHPIQLLPGSASALIFMLSIPVLAVAVTAACVLGIPAMILGPMMANGKLSWAAAAAANGLDAPIIIALAFIEGVAIHLCVASRFKMAIKDRKTLAVVQSIPAIGIFWTICAIAKYCHPIALAWSGVLIGFGWLAGASFISGVGLGKPSTVLESAAE